A region of Candidatus Eisenbacteria bacterium DNA encodes the following proteins:
- a CDS encoding immune inhibitor A — protein MRPFLALRASLGLALSILVGSFFCGHSQAAQLGSRLLRVTPVREASSRDRVAAETSRGVVEPGRDVINEVLKRRAVRDYFAAPGLSARQVPGFRAGLGTQGTEAPLTVRVLGLRVDFLSDRMGSLTTTADGKFDLRTGTAQFIDPPPHNGNYFAAHLEALSRYYSAMSFAELQVEYDVFPQEPDSAFHLSDTADYGPWTYSDEDYQLGVALITDAVHAADNSAESIDFSQYDIVIIFHAGADLQGDVNYDSEWDLPSFSLTLADPILVDHGSAYVYGAAVIPETSGQDGMLGALNGVLTHEFGHMLGLPDVYNTDDFLPAVGYWSLMDSGNYLGGIVEDPNTGELVYVFGIIPGGLDAWSRRELGRIVGRQTVDEIEVGAQWADTLRAIELSSRVLVVPASGSEYFMIENRECDLDGNGYVEVRADPATGVILGPESNEYDALLPGSGILIWHIDEGIIARRSSLGLSPNGGQSERGISLEEADGIVDLGDPSSSYWLGSEFDPYFVSNATQFDPTTVPNSDANSGAASQGSVSVESESQVGMYVSVERKWARDGWPVVVGPLEEASPGFGDFDVDGVKEVFLAGPGSTVRAWKADGSAYLAGEPRGRLADAPGPLLPTLCFSEGISALVGTVVLGDSGTLYAWAVNGDHSPVTPGQVLAGWPPAISSVTTPPCAVGDDIIAGCSDGKVRALDAGGALRWSSQTSLGQSVTGSIAAGDIDHDGYYEVAFGGPHSVAVVSSTDGEFLFSPYELPEGGPADSAGPYVLMADVDGKPDSTLEVVITTGSGNMFALNSTGQVLEGWPVFLNDPVSSWPAAGDVDGDALAEIVVHSSSGKLYVINGTGVISSGWPITSGCSGTQTRNGVSACDLNSDKSTEILFPYDGSGISAVGSDGTPLQDWPVAVGSRICGSPALTDLEEDGKPELFQAAGDSLLVCLELPYSVSDFEWPLRGNTSARTNCLERRGGLSLLAGQVLFAGGAVYPQPNPSHGPTTSIRYFLSAPASVKLEIFDLSGRRVYSSETECQATENSFVWSHAGLPPGVYIIRLEAEALGRKDVAFTKASVLH, from the coding sequence TTGAGACCATTCCTCGCACTGCGCGCAAGCCTTGGGCTTGCGCTTTCCATTTTGGTCGGCTCTTTTTTCTGCGGTCACTCGCAGGCGGCCCAATTGGGCTCTCGCTTGTTGAGGGTGACTCCCGTTCGCGAGGCTTCCTCGCGAGACAGGGTCGCTGCGGAGACTTCGAGAGGCGTTGTTGAACCTGGTAGAGATGTCATCAATGAAGTGCTGAAGAGGCGCGCCGTCAGGGACTACTTCGCGGCGCCGGGTCTTTCGGCGAGACAAGTGCCCGGCTTCCGCGCGGGATTGGGAACTCAGGGCACGGAAGCTCCACTGACCGTGCGCGTGCTCGGGCTCAGGGTAGACTTTCTCTCTGACAGAATGGGCTCTCTGACTACTACCGCGGACGGCAAGTTCGATCTGAGGACCGGAACGGCGCAGTTCATTGATCCGCCTCCGCACAACGGCAATTACTTCGCTGCTCACTTGGAAGCTCTTTCGAGATACTATTCTGCAATGAGCTTCGCGGAGCTCCAGGTTGAGTACGATGTGTTCCCCCAAGAGCCTGACTCTGCGTTTCATCTCTCCGACACGGCCGACTACGGACCGTGGACGTACTCTGACGAAGACTACCAGCTCGGTGTTGCGCTCATAACTGACGCAGTGCATGCGGCGGACAATAGCGCAGAGTCCATCGACTTCTCTCAATACGACATCGTCATAATCTTCCACGCGGGGGCCGATCTCCAGGGCGACGTGAACTACGACTCCGAGTGGGATCTCCCGTCTTTCTCGCTGACCCTCGCCGATCCTATACTCGTCGACCATGGGAGCGCCTACGTCTATGGGGCCGCGGTTATTCCGGAGACCTCGGGGCAGGACGGCATGCTAGGTGCGCTCAATGGTGTGCTTACCCACGAGTTCGGCCACATGCTCGGACTGCCTGATGTGTATAACACCGATGATTTCCTGCCTGCCGTCGGCTACTGGAGCCTGATGGACTCTGGAAACTATCTGGGGGGTATTGTGGAGGATCCGAACACCGGCGAACTCGTGTACGTGTTCGGGATCATTCCGGGTGGGCTTGATGCCTGGTCCAGGAGAGAGCTCGGAAGGATTGTTGGAAGACAGACGGTCGACGAAATAGAAGTCGGTGCGCAGTGGGCAGACACTCTGAGAGCGATTGAATTGAGTTCGCGCGTGCTGGTGGTGCCGGCAAGCGGCAGCGAGTATTTCATGATAGAGAATCGCGAGTGCGATCTTGACGGCAATGGCTACGTAGAGGTCAGAGCGGACCCGGCAACGGGAGTGATCCTCGGTCCAGAGTCGAACGAGTATGATGCCCTCCTGCCAGGTTCTGGAATCCTAATATGGCACATCGATGAAGGGATCATCGCACGACGCAGCTCGCTCGGGCTGAGCCCGAACGGTGGCCAATCGGAAAGGGGAATAAGCCTGGAGGAAGCCGACGGGATTGTGGACCTGGGTGATCCTTCTTCTTCCTACTGGCTGGGCAGTGAGTTTGACCCATACTTCGTAAGCAATGCCACGCAGTTCGATCCAACAACGGTGCCCAACAGTGACGCCAATTCCGGTGCGGCGAGCCAGGGTTCCGTCAGCGTGGAGAGTGAAAGTCAGGTCGGCATGTACGTCTCCGTGGAGAGGAAGTGGGCGCGGGACGGCTGGCCGGTCGTTGTGGGACCACTTGAGGAAGCCTCTCCGGGTTTTGGGGATTTCGATGTGGACGGCGTGAAGGAAGTTTTTCTGGCAGGCCCCGGTTCCACCGTGAGGGCCTGGAAGGCCGACGGTTCGGCGTACCTTGCGGGAGAGCCGCGTGGAAGGCTGGCAGATGCGCCCGGCCCTCTTCTTCCCACTCTCTGTTTCAGTGAAGGCATTTCTGCTCTTGTAGGCACCGTGGTGCTGGGAGATTCAGGTACCCTCTACGCTTGGGCCGTCAATGGTGACCACAGTCCGGTGACGCCGGGTCAGGTGTTGGCGGGCTGGCCGCCGGCCATTTCGTCTGTCACAACGCCTCCGTGTGCCGTGGGCGACGACATCATCGCCGGCTGCTCCGACGGAAAAGTGCGCGCTCTCGACGCCGGAGGTGCCCTCAGATGGAGTAGTCAGACTTCGCTCGGCCAGTCTGTCACGGGCTCGATCGCGGCGGGTGACATTGACCATGACGGCTACTACGAAGTCGCTTTTGGCGGACCCCACTCGGTTGCGGTGGTTTCTTCGACGGACGGTGAGTTCTTGTTTTCGCCCTACGAATTGCCGGAGGGTGGCCCTGCTGATTCGGCTGGACCCTACGTCTTGATGGCCGACGTGGACGGCAAACCTGACAGCACCTTGGAAGTTGTCATAACCACGGGTTCCGGGAACATGTTCGCTCTCAACTCGACCGGGCAGGTTCTCGAAGGTTGGCCGGTTTTTCTCAACGATCCTGTCTCGTCGTGGCCTGCCGCAGGGGATGTCGACGGCGATGCCCTCGCGGAGATAGTCGTGCATTCGTCCTCCGGGAAGTTATACGTGATCAACGGGACCGGTGTGATCTCCTCGGGATGGCCCATAACGTCTGGCTGCTCCGGTACGCAAACGCGCAACGGCGTCTCCGCTTGTGATTTGAACTCCGACAAATCGACCGAGATTCTCTTTCCCTACGATGGCTCCGGGATATCCGCCGTCGGCAGCGACGGGACGCCCCTACAAGACTGGCCCGTCGCGGTCGGCAGCCGGATTTGTGGTAGCCCCGCCCTGACGGATCTGGAGGAAGACGGGAAGCCGGAGCTATTTCAGGCCGCAGGCGACTCACTTCTTGTCTGCCTTGAACTGCCATATTCCGTCTCTGACTTCGAGTGGCCTCTCAGGGGCAACACGAGTGCCCGCACCAACTGCCTTGAGCGGCGCGGAGGCCTGTCGCTGCTTGCTGGACAGGTGCTGTTCGCGGGAGGTGCAGTCTACCCTCAACCGAACCCTTCTCACGGGCCGACAACGAGCATCAGGTACTTTCTCTCAGCGCCGGCAAGCGTGAAACTCGAGATATTCGACCTTTCGGGGAGGAGAGTCTACTCCAGCGAGACCGAATGCCAGGCCACCGAAAACTCGTTCGTCTGGTCTCACGCGGGTCTTCCTCCCGGAGTCTACATAATCAGGTTGGAAGCGGAGGCCCTTGGAAGGAAAGACGTGGCATTCACGAAGGCATCTGTGTTACACTAA